One genomic window of Triplophysa rosa linkage group LG11, Trosa_1v2, whole genome shotgun sequence includes the following:
- the LOC130562137 gene encoding gastrula zinc finger protein XlCGF57.1-like — MSDPDTCRIKYEDTAEQRDLPHQGDELNEDEEKHQCKKPRNLVMLEISSSSLQKNKKQRTEAGKSFTCPQCEKSFKRKHYLEEHMRIHTGERPYTCPQCEKSYKRKHYLEEHMRIHTGERPYSCSQCEKSFRKKSHLKVHMIIHTAECPYACSQCGKSFNRKTTLDVHMRIHAEERKFKCPQCEKSFKHKSALVEHIRIHTGERPYTCPQCGKSFKHKSALGVHMKSHLEEPPYTCSQCGKSLKHKLTLVEHMRIHTEERPHTCSQCGKSFKQKSALWVHMKSHLEERPYTCSQCGKSFKHKTILDVHVRIHNEERPYTCSQCGKSFKQKSALEVHVKIHLEERPFPCSQCGKSFNRKTILDVHMRNHAEEWPFTCPQCGKGFSRKANLEDHIRIHTGERPHTCPQCGKSFSRKANLEEHIKIHTGFVAPTVVIDDSYKAYSLVPLL; from the coding sequence ATTTACCACATCAAGGCGATGAACTGAATGAAGATGAGGAGAAACATCAGTGTAAGAAACCTCGGAATCTTGTTATGCTAGAAATCTCTTCTAGTAGTTTGCAGAAGAACAAGAAGCAAAGGACAGAAGCAGGCAAGTCTTTCACCTGCcctcagtgtgaaaagagtttcaaacGAAAACATTATCTTGAGgagcacatgagaattcacactggagaacgaCCATACACCTGCcctcagtgtgaaaagagttaCAAACGGAAACATTATCTTGAGgagcacatgagaattcacactggagaacgaCCATACTCATGTTcacagtgtgaaaagagtttcagaaaaaaaaGTCATCTTAAGGTGCACATGATAATTCACACTGCAGAGTGCCCTTACGCatgttctcagtgtggaaagagtttcaatcGCAAAACAACTCTTGAtgtgcacatgagaattcatgCTGAAGAGCGCAAATTCAAATGtcctcagtgtgaaaagagtttcaaGCACAAATCAGCGCTTGTGGAGCACataagaattcacactggagagcgcccatacacgtgtcctcagtgtggaaagagtttcaagcACAAATCAGCGCTTGGGGTGCACATGAAAAGTCACTTGGAAGAGCCCCCATACACatgttctcagtgtggaaagagtttaaaacacaaattgaCACTTGTGgaacacatgagaattcacactgaagAGCGCCCACACACGtgttctcagtgtggaaagagtttcaaacaaaAATCAGCGCTTTGGGTGCATATGAAAAGTCACTTGGAAGAGCGCCCATACACatgttctcagtgtggaaagagtttcaagcACAAAACAATTCTTGATGTGCACGTGAGAATTCACAATGAAGAGCGTCCATACACatgttctcagtgtggaaagagtttcaaacaaaAATCAGCGCTTGAGGTGCACGTGAAAATTCACTTGGAAGAGCGCCCATTCCCatgttctcagtgtggaaagagtttcaatcGCAAAACAATTCTTGATGTGCACATGAGAAATCACGCTGAAGAGTGGCCAttcacatgtcctcagtgtggaaagggttTCAGTCGCAAAGCAAATCTTGAGGACCACataagaattcacactggagagcggccacacacatgtcctcagtgtggaaagagtttcagtcGCAAAGCAAATCTTGAGGAGCACATAAAAATTCACACTGGATTTGTTGCTCCAACTGTGGTCATTGATGACTCATACAAAGCATATTCACTGGTACCTCTTCTCTGA
- the LOC130562139 gene encoding gastrula zinc finger protein XlCGF8.2DB-like, translating to MLEMSSSSEQKNEIFSTKRKQSTEDSKPLICPQCGKCFKYRGHFESHIRTDTGVCPYTCPQCGKSFRGKSNIKAHMRIHTGERPYGCSQCGKSFKHKSQFEGHMRIHTGESPYTCSQCGKSSTSKSNLAAHMRIHTGERPYACPQCGKSFRNKSNLVIHTRIHTGERPYVCPQCGKGFKQKATLEEHMGIHTGECPYTCPQCGKGFKQKNNLKLHVRIHTEERPYTCTPCGKSFKRKATLEMHMRIHTGERPYVCPQCGKSFRLKINLEEHLRIHTGERPYTCPQCGKSFRRKSTINQHMRIHAGQHP from the coding sequence ATGCTAGAAATGTCTTCGAGTAGTGAGCAAAAGAACGAGATTTTCTCAACGAAAAGAAAGCAAAGCACAGAAGACAGCAAGCCTCTCATCtgccctcagtgtggaaagtgtTTCAAATACAGAGGTCATTTTGAGAGCCACATAAGAACTGACACTGGGGTGTGCCCATATACATGCCcccagtgtggaaagagtttcagagGTAAATCAAATATTAAGGCACACATGAGAATTCATACTGGAGAGCGCCCATACGGatgttctcagtgtggaaagagtttcaaacacAAAAGTCAGTTTGAGggccacatgagaattcacactggagagagcCCATACACatgttctcagtgtggaaagagttccACAAGTAAATCAAATCTTGCAGCACatatgagaattcacactggagagcgcccatatgcatgtcctcagtgtggaaagagtttcagaaataaatcaaaTCTTGTGATCCATacgagaattcacactggagagcggccATATGTATGTCCACAGTGTGGAAAGGGTTTTAAACAGAAAGCAACGCTTGAGGAGCACATgggaattcacactggagagtgcccctacacatgtcctcagtgtggaaagggttttaaacagaaaaataatcttaaacTGCACGTGAGGATTCACACTGAAGAGCGCCCATACACGTGTACTccgtgtggaaagagtttcaaacgcAAAGCAACGCTTGAGATGCatatgagaattcacactggagagcgcccatacgtatgtcctcagtgtggaaagagttttagacTGAAGATTAATCTTGAGGAGCActtgagaattcacactggagagcgcccatacacttgtcctcagtgtggaaagagtttcagacGCAAATCAACAATTAATCAGCACATGAGAATTCATGCTGGACAGCATCCATGA
- the LOC130561252 gene encoding zinc finger protein 850-like, translating into MKFSHQCQNLVLPEMSSSSVQKNKIYFPERKQSSKAGKSLTCPHCGKCFRYKCRLEDHMRTHTGDCPFACPQCGKSFKLKATLEMHMRIHTGECPYICPQCGKSFTQKTHLKVHMRIHTGERPYSCPQCGKGFKRKSTLEEHTRIHTGECPYACPQCGKGFKQENNLKVHMRNHTGERPFSCPQCGKSFKRKSTLENHMRIHTGERPYVCPQCGRSFKQKSNLETHMRFHNGECPYTCPHCGRSFTNKSHFEGHVRTHTGERPYTCLQCGKSLKEKSSLKMHMRIHTGERPYTCSECGRSFKHISTCELHMKIHTEEHEKTSLNILMQEIPSGHFEEHMRMHTREHQYTCSQCGKSFKKKGNLNVHMRLHTGDHPYACPQCGRRFKQKSTLDRHRVIHTGKRPYSCPQCGKSFKRKSTLEDHMGIHTEERPYACPQCGESFKRKSTLERHTGIHTGKRPYSCSQCGKCFKRKSTLEDHMRIHTEERPYPCPHCGKGFKRKSTVKNHIRIHTGVRPYTCPQCGKSFIQKSSFEVHIRIHTGERPYSCPQCGKSCRQKSHLEEHMRSMFHHTTMNEVEEKHQCQNLVMLEMSSSSGQKNEIFSKKRKQSTEDGKPLICPQCEKCFRYTRHFEDHMRTDTGVCAYTCPHCGKSFRHKSATKAHIRIHTGECPYACSQCGKSFKSKSQFEVHMRIHTGECPYTCPQCGKSSTSKSNLAAHMRIHTGERPYACPQCGKSSTSKSNLAAHMRIHTGERPYVCPQCEKSFRDKANLGIHTRIHTGERPYVCPQCGKSFKQKSALEGHMRIHTGESPYTCPQCGKSFREKNNLKMHVRIHTEERPYTCTPCGKSFIRKATLEKHMRIHTGERPYVCPQCGKSSKQKINLEVHMRIHTGERPYTCPQCGKSFKRKSTINQHMRIHAGQHP; encoded by the exons ATGAAGTTCAGTCATCAGTGTCAGAATCTTGTTTTGCCAGAAATGTCTTCTAGTAGTGTGCAGAAAAACAAGATTTACTTTCCAGAAAGAAAGCAAAGCTCAAAAGCAGGCAAGTCCTTGACCTGCCCTCATTGTGGAAAGTGTTTCAGATACAAATGTCGTCTTGAGGAccacatgagaactcacactggagatTGCCCTTTcgcatgtcctcagtgtggaaagagtttcaaactgAAAGCAACGCTTGAGATGCatatgagaattcacactggagagtgTCCATACatatgtcctcagtgtggaaagagtttcacacagAAAACCCATCTTAAAgtgcacatgagaattcacactggagagcgtccatactcgtgtcctcagtgtggaaagggttTCAAACGCAAATCAACGCTTGAGGAGCACacgagaattcacactggagagtgCCCATAtgcatgtcctcagtgtggaaagggttTCAAACAGGAAAATAATCTCAAGGTGCATATGAGAaatcacactggagagcgcccattctcatgtcctcagtgtggaaagagtttcaaacgcAAATCAACGCTTGAgaaccacatgagaattcacactggagagcgcccatacgtatgtcctcagtgtggaagaagttttaaacagaaatcaaatCTTGAGACACATATGAGATTTCACAACGGAGAGTGTCCATACACTTGTCCTCATTGTGGAAGGAGTTTTACAAACAAAAGTCATTTTGAGGGCCACgtgagaactcacactggagagcgtccgTACACATGTCTTCAGTGTGGAAAAAGTTTGAAAGAGAAATCATCACTTAAGatgcacatgagaattcacactggagagcgcccataCACATGTTCTGAGTGTGGAAGGAGTTTCAAACACATATCAACATGTGAGTTGCACATGAAAATTCACACTGAAGAGCAT GAGAAGACATCTCTGAACATTTTGATGCAAGAAATACCTTCTGGTCATTTTGAGGAGCACATGAGAATGCACACTAGAGAGCATCAATACACatgttctcagtgtggaaagagtttcaaaaaGAAAGGTAATCTTAACGTGCACATGAGACTTCACACTGGAGATCACCCATAcgcatgtcctcagtgtggaaggCGTTTCAAACAAAAGTCAACTCTTGACCGGCACAGAGTAATTCACACTGGAAAGCGTCCATAttcatgtcctcagtgtggaaagagtttcaaacgcAAATCAACGCTTGAGGACCACATGGGAATTCACACTGAAGAGCGCCCATAcgcatgtcctcagtgtggagaGAGTTTCAAACGCAAGTCAACGCTTGAGAGGCACACAGGAATTCACACTGGAAAGCGTCCATATTCatgttctcagtgtggaaagtGTTTCAAACGCAAATCAACACTTGAggaccacatgagaattcacactgaagAGCGCCCATACCCATGTCCTCATTGTGGAAAGGGTTTTAAACGCAAATCAACAGTTAAGAATCACAtcagaattcacactggagtgCGACCATACACGTGTCcgcagtgtggaaagagttttataCAGAAATCAAGTTTTGAGGTCCACAttagaattcacactggagagcgcccatactcatgtcctcagtgtggaaagagttgcAGACAGAAAAGTCATCTTGAGGAGCACATGAGAA GTATGTTCCACCATACCACCATGAATGAAGTTGAGGAGAAACATCAGTGTCAGAATCTTGTAATGCTAGAAATGTCTTCAAGTAGTGGGCAGAAGAACGAGATTTtctcaaagaaaagaaagcaaaGCACAGAAGACGGCAAGCCTCTCATCTGCCCTCAGTGTGAAAAGTGTTTCAGATACACACGTCATTTTGAGGACCACATGAGAACTGACACTGGGGTGTGCGCATATACATGCCCCcattgtggaaagagtttcagacaTAAATCAGCTACTAAGGCACATATTAGAATTCATACTGGTGAGTGCCCATATGCatgttctcagtgtggaaagagtttcaaaagCAAAAGTCAGTTTGAGgtccacatgagaattcacactggagagtgcccatacacatgtcctcagtgtggaaagagttcaACAAGTAAATCAAATCTTGCAGCACatatgagaattcacactggagagcgcccatatgcatgtcctcagtgtggaaagagttcaACAAGTAAATCAAATCTTGCAGCACatatgagaattcacactggagagcgcccataTGTATGTCcacagtgtgaaaagagtttcagaGATAAAGCAAATCTTGGAATCCATacgagaattcacactggagagcggccATATGTATGTccacagtgtggaaagagttttaaacagaaatcagcGCTTGAGggccacatgagaattcacactggagagtccccatacacatgtcctcagtgtggaaagagttttagagagaaaaataatcttAAGATGCACGTGAGGATTCACACTGAAGAGCGCCCATACACGTGTACTccgtgtggaaagagtttcatacGCAAAGCAACGCTTGAGaagcacatgagaattcacactggagagcgcccatacgtatgtcctcagtgtggaaagagttctAAACAGAAAATTAATCTTGAGgtgcacatgagaattcacactggagagcgcccatacacatgtcctcagtgtggaaagagtttcaaacgcAAATCAACAATTAATCAGCACATGAGAATTCATGCTGGACAGCATCCATGA
- the LOC130562135 gene encoding gastrula zinc finger protein XlCGF57.1-like, whose protein sequence is MRDPDTCIMKHEDTEEQKDLLKDEGNELNEDEVKHQCKKPQNLVILEISSSSLQKNKNFSPKRKQRTETGKSFTCPQCEKSFKQKRCLEEHMRIHTGERPYACSQCEKSFRKKSHLKVHMIIHTGERPYACSQCGKSFNRKTTLDVHMRIHAEERRFTCPQCGKSFKHKSALVEHIRIHTGERPYTCSHCGKSFKHKLTLVEHMRIHTEERPHTCSHCGKSFKQKSALGVHMRIHLEEPPYTCSHCEKSFNRKTILDMHMRIHTGERPYACSQCGKGFKHKFHLVEHMRIHSKERPYTCSQCGKRFKQNSTLGLHMRSHSEERPYACPQCRNTFKYKSGLWKHIRIHTGERPYVCPECAKCFKHKLNLEEHMRIHSKERRYTCSQCGKRFKKNSTLGLHMRSHSEERPYACPQCRKTFKYKSGLWKHMRIHTGERPHTCPQCGKSFKCKANLEEHIKIHTGFVAPTVVIDDSYKACSLVPLL, encoded by the exons ATGAGGGATCCAGACACATGCATAATGAAGCATGAAGATACTGAGGAACAAAAAG ATTTGTTAAAAGATGAAGGCAATGAACTGAATGAAGATGAGGTGAAACATCAGTGTAAGAAACCTCAGAATCTTGTTATACTAGAAATCTCTTCTAGTAGTTTGCAGAAGAACAAGAATTTCTCACCAAAAAGAAAGCAAAGGACAGAAACAGGCAAGTCTTTCACCTGCcctcagtgtgaaaagagtttcaaacaAAAACGTTGTCTTGAGgagcacatgagaattcacactggagaacgcCCTTACGCatgttctcagtgtgaaaagagtttccGAAAAAAAAGTCATCTTAAGGTGCACATGataattcacactggagagcgccctTACGCatgttctcagtgtggaaagagtttcaatcGCAAAACAACTCTTGAtgtgcacatgagaattcatgCTGAAGAGCGCCGAttcacatgtcctcagtgtggaaagagtttcaagcACAAATCAGCGCTTGTGGAGCACataagaattcacactggagagcgcccataCACGTGTTCTcattgtggaaagagtttcaaacacAAATTGACACTTGTGgagcacatgagaattcacactgaagAGCGCCCACACACTTGTTCTcattgtggaaagagtttcaaacaaaAATCAGCGCTTGGGgtgcacatgagaattcacttGGAAGAGCCCCCATACACATGTTCTCATTGTGAAAAGAGTTTCAATCGCAAAACAATTCTTGATatgcacatgagaattcacactggagagcgtccatacgcatgttctcagtgtggaaagggttTCAAGCACAAATTCCATCTTGTGgaacacatgagaattcactcTAAAGAACGACCATACACatgttctcagtgtggaaagagattCAAACAAAATTCAACGCTTGGGCTACACATGAGAAGTCACTCTGAAGAGCGTCCATATGCATGCCCTCAGTGTAGAAATACTTTCAAGTACAAATCAGGACTTTGGAAGCACataagaattcacactggagagcgcccataCGTATGTCCTGAGTGTGCAAAGTGTTTCAAGCACAAATTAAATCTAGAGgagcacatgagaattcactcTAAAGAACGACGATATACatgttctcagtgtggaaagagattCAAAAAAAATTCTACGCTTGGGCTGCACATGAGAAGTCACTCTGAAGAGCGTCCATACGCATGCCCTCAGTGTAGAAAGACTTTCAAGTACAAATCAGGACTTTGGaagcacatgagaattcacactggagagcggccacacacatgtcctcagtgtggaaagagtttcaagtGCAAAGCAAATCTTGAGGAGCACATAAAAATTCACACTGGATTTGTAGCTCCAACTGTAGTCATTGATGACTCATACAAAGCCTGTTCACTGGTACCTCTTCTCTGA
- the LOC130562148 gene encoding gastrula zinc finger protein XlCGF49.1-like encodes MSSSSLQKSKSFFPKRNQTSESGKLFVCPQCGKCFKHKGRLERHMRIHTGERPYTCPQCGKSFGLKSTLDQHMRIHTGERPYTCPQCEKSFTQKNHLKVHMRIHTEERPYTCSHCGKSFKLKSTLEEHMRVHTGERPYMCSQCEKSFTQKNNLKVHMRIHTEERPYICPYCGKSFKHKSSLDEHMKIHTGERPYVCPQCEKSYIQKSTFESHIRLHIG; translated from the coding sequence ATGTCTTCTAGTAGTTTGCAGAAGAGCAAGAGTTTCTTTCCAAAAagaaatcaaacctcagaatCAGGCAAGCTCTTCGTGTGTCCTCAGTGTGGGAAGTGTTTCAAACACAAAGGTCGTCTTGAGaggcacatgagaattcacactggagagcgcccatacacatgtcctcagtgtggaaagagtttcggACTCAAATCAACGCTTGACcagcacatgagaattcacacaggagagcgcccatacacatgtcctcagtgtgaaaagagttttaCACAGAAAAATCACCTTAAGgtgcacatgagaattcacacggaagagcgcccatacacatgttctcactgtggaaagagtttcaaactcAAATCAACGCTTGAGGAGCATATGAGAGTTCACACAGGAGAGCGTCCATACATGtgttctcagtgtgaaaagagtttcacacaaaaaaataatcttaaggtgcacatgagaattcatACGGAAGAGCGCCCATACATATGTCCTTattgtggaaagagtttcaaacacAAATCATCGCTTGACGAGCACAtgaaaattcacactggagagcgcccatacgtatgtcctcagtgtgaaaagagttaCATACAGAAATCAACGTTTGAGTCACATATTAGACTTCACATTGGATAG
- the LOC130562145 gene encoding gastrula zinc finger protein XlCGF49.1-like, which produces MFNEAINEVEEKHQCQKPQNLERLEMSSSSGHKNKIFSTKRKQRTEAGEPFTCPQCGKCFKRKCQLECHIRVHTGERPNICPQCGKSFTDKSNLVAHMRIHTGERPYICSQCAKSFKQKSTLNVHMRIHSEECPYTCPQCGKGFKQKNNLELHMRTHTGERPYSCPQCGKSFKRKSTLDIHVRIHTGECPYVCPQTGKSFKQKSNLEKHRRIYNGERPFVCPQCGKSFIEKSALKVHMRAHTE; this is translated from the coding sequence ATGTTCAATGAAGCCATAAATGAAGTTGAGGAGAAACATCAGTGTCAGAAACCTCAGAATCTTGAAAGGCTAGAAATGTCTTCAAGTAGTGGGCACAAGAACAAGATTTTCTCTACAAAAAGAAAGCAAAGAACAGAAGCAGGCGAGCCTTTCACCtgccctcagtgtggaaagtgtTTCAAACGCAAATGTCAACTTGAGTGCCACAttagagttcacactggagaacgaCCAAACatatgtcctcagtgtggaaagagtttcacagaTAAATCAAATCTTGTGGCACatatgagaattcacactggagagcgcccgTACATATGTTCTCAGTGTGCAAAGagttttaaacagaaatcaacGCTTAAtgtgcacatgagaattcactcTGAAGAGTGcccatacacatgtcctcagtgtggaaagggttttaaacagaaaaataatcttgagcTGCATATGAGgactcacactggagagcgcccatactcgtgtcctcagtgtggaaagagtttcaaacgcAAATCAACGCTTGATATCCAcgtgagaattcacactggagagtgTCCATACGTATGTCCTCAGACTGGGAAAagttttaaacagaaatcaaatCTGGAGAAACATAGGAGAATTTACAATGGAGAGCGCCCATTTgtatgtcctcagtgtggaaagagtttcatagAGAAATCAGCGCTTAAGGTGCACATGAGAGCTCACACTGAATAG